The Saccharomyces eubayanus strain FM1318 chromosome IV, whole genome shotgun sequence genome contains the following window.
TCTTACCGATTATTATTGGCCCCTGGGGAGTTTCCGGTTTCAAAACCTCATTGGACATTGACGCTGCTGACGCTGCTGACACTGCTGTGGGATCCATGTCACTAGCTGGTTTAAGCTCCATTGATGCTACTTGCCCGACTGCTGCCTGAGCGTATTCTCGATTGTCAGCCTTATTGGATGCCATCGAGAAGCCCGCCAGTGGCACTTTTAATTTCTTAGGCAAAGGTTCTCCACTATCTACGACCTCATCGGGCTGTTTCTTGACCGCGTTTTGATCCTGGGTAGAGCTTACTGTATTTGAAACCTTATTCTTGCTATTCTTCGATACAGCGTGATTCATGTGTGGAATGGTCATCCAGTTTTATTTTGCCGATGAGGAAGTGGTTGCCTGTATATTTCTACCGGAGTAATGCCTGTTTTCTTAGAATGCGTGAGAATGGGCTTTACATCTCTCTATCAAACGTGTTTTCTTgagtggaaaaaaagtgaagTCTTTCAAACTATGCGACctggaaaaatattttaccGAAACTTGCGCccaaagagagaaaaaagatatatCTCGTTTTTTGTTCGAAATGGGAGAGCAAGTTTTTTGGCAGGCAGAAACATTGATCATCCTAAATAATGGATGATAGAGGTGGTGTATGTTGTTCGGCTACAAGGGAGGTCATATGCGTGTTATTACCATATCTATTAAAAcacatatatgtatatatatctgcatctatatatatatatacgctACTTATGAGTTTATCGACACATTGGAGATGCGTTATAGTTGGTATTGTAGAACCTCGTTTTGAGCGTGAGGTtccaaaagagaaagattATTAATTATCGCTTCTTTTAAACGAGGTTCTTCCAAAGCGACTTCTTCACGATAACGGTACAGGAATAGTAGGCCTCTTATATCATTTCCATTGAATGTTTCTTGGTAAAACTTCAACCAATCAAAGCTGTCGTTAGAGCTCTCGTTCAATGGTAACACTTCAGAGTagtctttttcaaaacttttcgtaactacttttttcaagatcgCATCAAAACGGGTGTTATCCTTTGTAGCATGTAACAAAACAATAGCCATACTACCAAACAATCCATTTGTGGAGCCGAATCTTTTAGCAAATTTGTTCAGAGAAGCGAAACATAACGCCAACTTTCCAACTTTATAGTTGAACTCAAAATCCAAAACGAAATCTCTTTCATCGTCTCTGGCTTGTTTAGAGTAGTCATCGTAAAAGGTGTCCGCGAAGTCTTCCATTGGGGTGGCAGTTTCTATCAGTTTTTCCCCGAACACATCGTCATCTTGATCAGTTGGGTAAGCTGCAACGCTCTTTGCTTCAGCTTCTTTCCGCTTGTTCATGGCAGCAGCTTCTTTTTTagccttctttttttgactACTGTTACTACTGGCCCCGTTATTTCCACTACCTTCAGAATCGTCGTCAATAACAtctgcttttcttttcagatGATCATCATACATTTGGAAGTAAAGCTTTGCTGCTCCCTTCATGGCACGAACATACATGGGCTTCGTATAAAGCTCCTTCCCCCATTCTAGCATTTCTAGATAAGCTCTTGGCGTACCTTTCCTCATACAATATGAATGGAAATCTAATTGATCATCTTCAAACTGTTTATAAAATTTAGGAATAGCCTGGAATCTTTTTAGCGCCAAGCCTTTATATTTGTGAACAAGCCATTGATTATCCTTAATAACGTTTGCGGTTTCTTCGCTTTCATCGCTTTCTACCTCATTCTTGGATGACGTTAAATCATCTAATGTTTTCTTACTTTCCAGGTATAATCTATAATAAGCCTCAGCCTGCTCCATGATAAACCAAGAAGCTTCTACGAGATGTAAGTCTTTGATACCATTAATAGAATCGTCATTCTTGGTGAACAAAGATGCAATTTCGACAGCCTTATCGATGTTGTTTGCCCTAAGGAAATATTTAACGGTCTTACAATTGATAAACCTATCTTGTAAGTCTAGTTGTCTAccttcttccaaaatatcTGCAGCTGTATCCATTAATCCTAAGTGCTTTAAGATGCGCGCCTTAAGGATGTAAAACTCAACTAGAGTAGGGGTATGGTCTAAAGCAGCATCGATATATTCTTGGGCTTTGGGAAAATCattcaagaacaaataaTGTTGAGACAGATAATAATTGGTCCAGATGAATGGAATCGGGTCTTGTTTACCATCAATTCCAGACAAGTATTCAAGAACAATGCTTTCCAAAAGTGGAGAGACCTTGGaagttcttctttgataGAGAGATTTCACGTTAGAGAAGGTTGCTGGAACACCGCGTTTTAATTGGGGCAAAACATATTCTCTCAgttttttggaaagttcttcttcatcttgaaTGAAAGTCAATGGAATAAACTTAGGTGGTTCGCATCTTGGGTAAAACTGTTCAAGTTTAGCGTACAAAGCCTTTTTAACTCTATCGTTACCTTGGATTCCCAACGATACCTCTAGCAATTTATAGTACTTAAAGTTATCCGGATTCCTTTTAATGAGAGTTCTATAAACAATCGAGGCATCCTTTAATTGGCCTAGTTTCATATAAATAGAAGCTTTTCTCTCTAATAAACCAAACTTGTCAAAGACATATGGTTCGATGTCGTTTAAATGCTTTAAAACATTTTGCAACTTATCTTGAATGTCGCCAGCAGCTTTATACATCACATCATTTTTGTAGATCAAGCACTCGTTATGCTCATATTTCTCGGAATCAGATATTTTTCCTTCAGcgagtttttcaaattgagaTAGCGTGTTGATGGCTTGTTGCCTTTCGCCATTAATGTCTTGTGCGACAGCCAACGATGTCCAATTGGCACGGTATCCGAGGAATGATTCCCAGTATTTTTTCCTGGAAATCAAGGCATTCTTGAAATCACCAATTTGTGATTGCAATGTTGCCAAATCTCTATAGATTTGCTTGTTAGTGGAACCGTTATTCAAAGCCGCTGTAAACCATTTGATGGATTCCGTGTACTCCTTGGTATTTCTCATGTAAATCCCTAATACATGGCAGCAGATTGGCGATGCTGAAGTGCCTTCGATTTTTCTAATGGCATTAGCCACATAAGAAGTAGCATCGTCTTTTTCACCTATAGCAAATAGATCTAGACCCTTTAGTGCCAAGGAATCAACGTGGTTaccatcttttttcaagattgcGTCGAGCAGCTTAATTGATTTCTTGTATTGCTTTCCTTCGTATAGCTTCAAGGCCTCGAGGAATTgatcattttcctttttcaagtttgcTTTAGCTATTGGCTTGGCCTTACTACCTCTTTTCCTAGACATGCTTCTTTGGGATTCAATTGCCTTTTGTAGTGGTACTTATTATTGTAGCACTAATCCAAATACTGgcttcttttgaaagttgAATTCTCAATGGTGgaaactttttcattttcgctctttttgcttcttctaTTACGCTCTATTTTGATCGTAAGGGCGGGTAAACATTGTGTGTGTAACTCAATGAGCTTATAGAAACGTTGTATATTTCAAGGACATATTTAAGGTTTTCATATGCCGCATGCTGAGAGACCTTACAGTGACAGATTATTCACCGTTCTTTTCGTGGTAGCTAAAAATATCTCAGTGTAATACGTTAGCACGGATTATGGTTATATGAAACCACAATGAGTGAATACAAAAAAGCTTAGTAATGCAGATGTTTtaaggtaaaaaaaagttctaTAAGTTAAATTATGTACTAGTAATGCAAATTCTATAGTAGTTTATGTAAGTACAAATGAGTGATTCTCTTTTTGATGTGGGAAGTGAAATAAATGCTGAGATGAATTAGACCAAGGCTAAAGGAAGAGCGGCGGCAAGCCACATCAGTTTTCCTACTACCTGGACGTTTGCGTTGCCTTCCATCATTGATGAGACAGTGATAGATGGTCTGGCTGCGCTGGTTGAAATGACGGTGAGGGGATTCTTAGATGTTACAAATGCGTTAGAAGTAGTGGTCGTAATGGATTTGGTTGAATGAATGGATTTGTTCTGGCTGGATTCTGTTTTGGTTGAATCGCCAGAAGCACTCTCTAGAGAAACTGCCGCGGAGACACTCCCTTCAAAATTGACATTTATGACAGGAGAAGATTTAGTTGTTTGAGCTTTGGTAGTAGTAGCTGTCGATGTAAGAGAAGTTGAAAGTGTTGATCCCCCTACAACAGTAGTGCCAGAATGACTTAAACTGTTCGAGTTTGTCAAAACAGAGTTCGTGTTAATGTTTGAGGTTAATAATGTTGTAGAATGAGCAGCTGATCCGCTAGAGATAGTAGAAATGCTTGGTTTAATCGAGGTGCGGTCAGCAGAAGCGATTGGATGAGTTGAGGAAGAGCAACCAACCAAAACAGTTTCAGTAAGTAGACTAGTCTGATCTACCGAAATGGTAGTTGTATAGGAGGCAGATTCAGTAGAGCGAGTTGCACCGATTTCAGAAGCTGAGTTGCTGGATCTGTATTGTGTCTCAGAGTTGCTCTTAACGCTTGATATATTAGGCTTAACTGTACTTCTTGTGCTTGCTGCTGTAGTAGATTTTGTTGGGTTAACCTTTCCGGTGGAAGAAGTGGATCCAACAGAAGAGCTTAGATCATTTGATGCAGTTGGGTGAACTGAAGCAGTTGAAGCGATTGAAGTTAATAGGTTGACTAACGTAGTTTGTCCAGTAGAAGACGTTGTATGAGCTGATGCAATCAAATCACTAGTAGTGGATGAGGCGACCAAAGTGGATGAGCCAGCTGAAGCGCTTGAGTCAGTCAAAATGGTTGAACCAACCGTAGTTGTTGGACTAGATGAAGCATCTGGATTAGCTGAACTCGTTAAAGCAGTTGAACCAGTTACGTTAGATGTGGTCAATGGGATGACTGAACTGGTTAGTGTAACAGAGGTGGTTGAGACAGTTGAAATACTTGCATGAAGAGTTGTGGTTGACTCAACTGATCTAATTGGGGAAACTGAGCTAGCTGAATCAGTCAAAGTaattgaagaaatcgaACTGGTTTTAACAGCTGAAGTCGTTTGAGCAGCTGAACTGGTTGCGTCAGTTGATCTAGTTTGGGCAGAAGTGATTGGACCAGTCGCGTCAGCTGAACTGGTGGAAGCGACAGAGCTGGTTACATCAACTGAAGTGGTGGAAGCGACAGAGCTGGTTACATCAACTGAAGTGGTGAAGTCACTTGAAGTGGTTGTACGATACATACCAGCAAGGCTGGACGAAGCATTTGGAATAGTTGAAATGGTTGTATTAACAGATTTGATTGGGCCAATCGTAGCGGTTGAGCCAGATGAAGCAGATGGTGCAGCTGAGCTAGTTGTGTCAGTTGAAGTGGTTGCTTCAGCTGAACTAGTTTGGGCAGTTGAAGTAGTTGCTTCAGTTGAGCTGGTTACATCNNNNNNNNNNNNNNNNNNNNNNNNNNNNNNNNNNNNNNNNNNNNNNNNNNNNNNNNNNNNNNNNNNNNNNNNNNNNNNNNNNNNNNNNNNNNNNNNNNNNNNNNNNNNNNNNNNNNNNNNNNNNNNNNNNNNNNNNNNNNNNNNNNNNNNNNNNNNNNNNNNNNNNNNNNNNNNNNNNNNNNNNNNNNNNNNNNNNNNNNNNNNNNNNNNNNNNNNNNNNNNNNNNNNNNNNNNNNNNNNNNNNNNNNNNNNNNNNNNNNNNNNNNNNNNNNNNNNNNNNNNNNNNNNNNNNNNNNNNNNNNNNNNNNNNNNNNNNNNNNNNNNNNNNNNNNNNNNNNNNNNNNNNNNNNNNNNNNNNNNNNNNNNNNNNNNNNNNNNNNNNNNNNNNNNNNNNNNNNNNNNNNNNNNNNNNNNNNNNNNNNNNNNNNNNNNNNNNNNNNNNNNNNNNNNNNNNNNNNNNNNNNNNNNNNNNNNNNNNNNNNNNNNNNNNNNNNNNNNNNNNNNNNNNNNNNNNNNNNNNNNNNNNNNNNNNNNNNNNNNNNNNNNNNNNNNNNNNNNNNNNNNNNNNNNNNNNNNNNNNNNNNNNNNNNNNNNNNNNNNNNNNNNNNNNNNNNNNNNNNNNNNNNNNNNNNNNNNNNNNNNNNNNNNNNNNNNNNNNNNNNNNNNNNNNNNNNNNNNNNNNNNNNNNNNNNNNNNNNNNNNNNNNNNNNNNNNNNNNNNNNNNNNNNNNNNNNNNNNNNNNNNNNNNNNNNNNNNNNNNNNNNNNNNNNNNNNNNNNNNNNNNNNNNNNNNNNNNNNNNNNNNNNNNNNNNNNNNNNNNNNNNNNNNNNNNNNNNNNNNNNNNNNNNNNNNNNNNNNNNNNNNNNNNNNNNNNNNNNNNNNNNNNNNNNNNNNNNNNNNNNNNNNNNNNNNNNNNNNNNNNNNNNNNNNNNNNNNNNNNNNNNNNNNNNNNNNNNNNNNNNNNNNNNNNNNNNNNNNNNNNNNNNNNNNNNNNNNNNNNNNNNNNNNNNNNNNNNNNNNNNNNNNNNNNNNNNNNNNNNNNNNNNNNNNNNNNNNNNNNNNNNNNNNNNNNNNNNNNNNNNNNNNNNNNNNNNNNNNNNNNNNNNNNNNNNNNNNNNNNNNNNNNNNNNNNNNNNNNNNNNNNNNNNNNNNNNNNNNNNNNNNNNNNNNNNNNNNNNNNNNNNNNNNNNNNNNNNNNNNNNNNNNNNNNNNNNNNNNNNNNNNNNNNNNNNNNNNNNNNNNNNNNNNNNNNNNNNNNNNNNNNNNNNNNNNNNNNNNNNNNNNNNNNNNNNNNNNNNNNNNNNNNNNNNNNNNNNNNNNNNNNNNNNNNNNNNNNNNNNNNNNNNNNNNNNNNNNNNNNNNNNNNNNNNNNNNNNNNNNNNNNNNNNNNNNNNNNNNNNNNNNNNNNNNNNNNNNNNNNNNNNNNNNNNNNNNNNNNNNNNNNNNNNNNNNNNNNNNNNNNNNNNNNNNNNNNNNNNNNNNNNNNNNNNNNNNNNNNNNNNNNNNNNNNNNNNNNNNNNNNNNNNNNNNNNNNNNNNNNNNNNNNNNNNNNNNNNNNNNNNNNNNNNNNNNNNNNNNNNNNNNNNNNNNNNNNNNNNNNNNNNNNNNNNNNTGGAAGTGGTTACATCGCTTGAAGTGGTTGCTTCAGTTGAACTAGTTTGAGCAATGGAAGTGGTTACATCACTTGAAGTGGTTGCATCACTCGAAGTAGTTGTACGATACATAGCGGCTAAACTAGACGAAGCATTTGGACCAACTGAAGTGGTTGAGTCAACAGAACTAGTCAACGCGACTGAAGTGGTCGCATCACTCGAAGTGGTTGCTTCTGTACTTTGCAATGTATATTCGCTAGAAGAATGGCTGCTTGAAGTGGAGCTAGTAGTAATGGAGCTGGTGGTGGTAGATGTGCTTTTAGTGGAAGACGAGGCTTTCGTGCATGTACCATCTGTATTTCCCTTACATTGATAGGTCCAATAAAACCCTGGGAAATCTGTTTGTGAGTGACCTTGGTTATCATAGTTGTTACAACCTGTCGATAAATCAAAAGTGGTGGTACCCCATTGCCAAGTTTGCCAGTATTGAGCGGCATTACCTTGCATATATTCGAATTGGATTTGGAAGTTTGGCATCCAAACAGTACATCCATCAGATGAAGGGTTAGCATAAACCTGAAAAGTAGTAGTGAAATCTGTTGGATCAGTAATTAAGTATGTGTTTTCATTCTTACCGTAAAGTTGTACGGTACTTGAAGGACCCTTGACGCCGATAACCTTTAAGGAATATAAGTACTTCAATGGGATGTCTTTGACTGCAGTAACATGAATGGTGATTTGGTAAACGTTGTCTTTGATCCAGGACACAGAAGTGACATCCATGTCATAATGTAAAATGTTTTGTTGGCTCATGTGCCAGTTGAAGTCCAAATTGGGACAACCGTTGATGGCAGCACTTTCGTCTCTTTTAACGAGGTCAGAATAAGATTTGTCAGCTGCTACCGACTTTGTTAGCAAAGTCGCTAACAGTAAGTAAAATGTGATTAGTAGTTTCTTCATAAGTAATGTGGATACTGATCTTTATTGGAAAGACTAATGAAcgatgaaaaagagaacatGACAATAATACAGATGGCATAAAAGCAAGGTACATTGCACTGCttatatatgaaaaattaagCCTGCTCATCTCGGCGCTGCAAATGCTAGATCGGTGCAGCAAATTATCTTCTTTGGATGGCATCAGGCTCCGTGAGCATAGAATTGAAGTGCactgattttttctttacctAGTAGTCCTTGGcaatggagaaaaaaaaagcaccATGTGAATGCTGATCAGGTCTACCCTCTGTCGGTTTCTTCGCTAAGCTGCCGCGCCTGTAGGCacggaaaaagaaaagagcgCTATCCCTCATTTTTGACAtgacaaaggaaaaagataaagttTGGCAGAGCCCTGAAAGACGCTCCCCGCCCCACtaacagaaaaagaaaagaaaatatcatacTTAGGATAAAATTGCCAAAACAGTCAGCAAACAAAGGAATCTCCACCTTAAACAGTCACCGCGACCATACAAAACTTTGTCAAACACTCGCAAAGTCGCGCAAGTTTTTTCTCGAATTGGCTCTTGAGTGGAGTCCGATCGTTTAGCTTCAACGAATGTGGAAATACAGCCTCCGGCATTGAATATACACATCCATAACGGGGGTGTTTTCATTTGTCCTCCGGCCAAACGAAAAACTACATCCTCTTCTTTCACCTTGGCGGAACGGTGCATCGAGGAACCAGGAGAAGATGCTTATGTAAGCTCGCAATTAAGCGATATAATATTATCCCAAAGTGGATAACGCCATCGcaggaggaagaaaagaagatgacaCCACTTCACGCGCCTCAGAAACGAGGTGGGACACCTCTTAAGTCCGGCTTAAACTTAACGCTGTGTAAGCgaaacttgaaagaaaaaaatttcccACTGCCTTTTCCTTCCGCCCGGAAGCGGTAGCACCGCCTCGTATTTcgcaaaaaaatctatGTCAGTCACTTAAggttttttgctttttcgGCTTTGAGCAAAAATTAAGGTTTTTATCGTAGGGATCGGAGGCGCACGCTGACAGAACAGTCGACCgtagaatttttttcttcgataGGGCGAATGGAAGAACTGTTCGGAAGGAggagaaaaataaacaaaaaagaagaaaaaaaagacaccACCCGACTACTGCCTACTGCGCCAGAGTCTCTGAAGGCGGCGAAGAAGGATTTCCTATCCGAGTAATCGGTGACATCAGAGGGCCGCGATCGATGGCTCTAAAGTTTAAGATAGTTTTATCTACTCCGcaagattcaaaaaaagaaaagtggGCCAAATAGCGGAAAAGTTTAAAAAGATTTCGATGCTTAACAAACGATAGAGTTGAGTTTTCTCGGGACTAGTCCTTACTTTTTTGGTCCTTAAAACGTTATATTCGGAATGATATAGTGGTTTTAATGGAGAacaaaagtaaaagaaaaagaaaagtgagATTGGTGACGCTTCGCATCTCATTGTCTTGCTTACCTTTAAATTTTAAGTTTTTGATAATTATGTTTGTACAGTGATATTATTTTActtattgttttttatttgaaaaaatggcGAATGACTAATAGAGCATTCCATGTTACATATTGCT
Protein-coding sequences here:
- the NAT1 gene encoding peptide alpha-N-acetyltransferase complex A subunit NAT1 — translated: MSRKRGSKAKPIAKANLKKENDQFLEALKLYEGKQYKKSIKLLDAILKKDGNHVDSLALKGLDLFAIGEKDDATSYVANAIRKIEGTSASPICCHVLGIYMRNTKEYTESIKWFTAALNNGSTNKQIYRDLATLQSQIGDFKNALISRKKYWESFLGYRANWTSLAVAQDINGERQQAINTLSQFEKLAEGKISDSEKYEHNECLIYKNDVMYKAAGDIQDKLQNVLKHLNDIEPYVFDKFGLLERKASIYMKLGQLKDASIVYRTLIKRNPDNFKYYKLLEVSLGIQGNDRVKKALYAKLEQFYPRCEPPKFIPLTFIQDEEELSKKLREYVLPQLKRGVPATFSNVKSLYQRRTSKVSPLLESIVLEYLSGIDGKQDPIPFIWTNYYLSQHYLFLNDFPKAQEYIDAALDHTPTLVEFYILKARILKHLGLMDTAADILEEGRQLDLQDRFINCKTVKYFLRANNIDKAVEIASLFTKNDDSINGIKDLHLVEASWFIMEQAEAYYRLYLESKKTLDDLTSSKNEVESDESEETANVIKDNQWLVHKYKGLALKRFQAIPKFYKQFEDDQLDFHSYCMRKGTPRAYLEMLEWGKELYTKPMYVRAMKGAAKLYFQMYDDHLKRKADVIDDDSEGSGNNGASSNSSQKKKAKKEAAAMNKRKEAEAKSVAAYPTDQDDDVFGEKLIETATPMEDFADTFYDDYSKQARDDERDFVLDFEFNYKVGKLALCFASLNKFAKRFGSTNGLFGSMAIVLLHATKDNTRFDAILKKVVTKSFEKDYSEVLPLNESSNDSFDWLKFYQETFNGNDIRGLLFLYRYREEVALEEPRLKEAIINNLSLLEPHAQNEVLQYQL